ATCTTGATAAATCTGCAGCTGTGCTGTTCGAACGACGGCGGTTGAAATAAAAACGATGACGGTTTCATGTACGCCACACTATTGCAATATTATTCACTATGTGCGATACTGTTATAAAACTTAAGGTTTGAcagaattgtattttattataggtatcctATTTGCCGAGATAATAGTCACACAACAGTGTATACtatttattgtgatttgtgatgatttaaaaataaaatggaatataatattatataacgtacATAGAGATAATTAGATTTAGATTGCATGCACGTCACATAATGATATGTGTGTTAATCTCGATTagaattgaatttgaaaataaatatacataaatttaagttgctcttttaatttgattacaatttaatattgttgtaataacGAGTTTATACAGTTTAGATTTCTCGCACATAATCTAAAAGCTTAGATAGGTTTGTTTGTGTTACATACCACCTCGAGTACACTGTAATTTCTGtgctctatagtctataatactatacagaATACAGTAGTTATAATATGCAAACttctggtataataatatataggtgtaatttttatatttacgtaCCTACTATTGTTTACCGGGTGTCTGAAGACAGTGTGCGGCCATTGTAAACGCGGAAAACACAATGCTACTACAACTTTTAACTGCAGTTTGTGACGTGTGACGTTTAgtacataaactataatatattattaaacgcaattgacgaattatattattatcgatagtaaattataactactataatattgtataatattgcgttttttttttttaaaaataaaaccgatTATTATAGGACGTGGTTATTTCCGCGAGCCACGTTATCGCTGCACCTCACTCACATCATACttacgaattaatttttatataaaattcacaGTTGTCATATCGTGTGATCGCCAAATATATGGATTATAAAGCACACTATTGCAATAAATTGTAGGCAGCACACTGGCTATAATACAGACCAAATATTTACCATTCACATTTAAAGCTGCAATTAAACTATAAcgatatctgtataatattaaaacaggtgcaagttatatataataatatttccgatTCCTATTCATCACGAAAGTCTTGATTACAGTACTTATctttgtacacataatatattgtatcacaATATTCACAGTTGACATACCTATTATGCGCAGTATGCATGTTTCTTCGCAATTTATGGGTTGAACATTTGTCGTCTGATTAAattcgtatacattttattctgcAGTCTAAAGCTGAATTCAATTGTTCGCTTGATAAATatcaattaggtactatatttatcgataattttattaaaattaaaagtataacaaaaatattatattatacattattcaagTGGCGAACATTTTACTTAAACGCAAtcaatttttagtaaatataaaatgggACGTCGctaattaactttatggatataacaaaaatataaataaagcaaTGATGTATGATACAAAATTTaagtaactatttaatattaaaatatactcatataaataattaagacagatattatggttaatataagaaaattaactaataacatCGTGTGGATTATCGCGTCTGCGGAcaaattagaatatttagaCTTAAGTAAAGTGAACCTGTTGATTTTAACAGTGAAAACTTTCAGCCGgggtacttaggtatatatggtcttgaatttttattttttaatttagagatctttgtaaatattttaattttgtataaaccaTGGGACAGTTTGTTATTATTCTtaacacttaattttattaaaattttatattaaagttttatacTATTCGTTTTTTTTAAGGGCGAAGGAGGATACCTACGTAAgcaaagtacctactatttatttttcagattaaaATACTTACCATATCGTGTGATAGATTTGTTGTTAATGGATGAAACCGTACAcgaatttcttcgtataaaataatggttcaattattatgcattataattaatatcaacgAGTAATTGGTTTTCtacttcatattatactatgtaaaacGAACATGAATCGTTTAACAGTGAATAGTGTGCACGGAAGCCAAATATTGATGTATTGAAATTACGTAggttttatacatacaaaaataaattgagatAAGAGTGGTCGAGACAAcaaaagaatttaataaaaaaaatcctctCTCTGTTATTTTTCTTGCTTTTTAGCATGAACGTTTTTCACAAACACTTGGCACACGAACCATACACGAAAACTTGACTATCAACCGAACCCTTCATCTTGTGCTTTTTCCTGTAATTcggtaaatattgaatattcaccGCTCACGAAACCCATGCAAGCCAATACATTCTTCGACCCACTCAGAGTCTAAAACgtcaattatcaatattatgtattcattggttcgtttattttattgttatccaTACGCAATATTAAGGAAAAAAAcatggtacctatacctactgtgaaatattcaaatgtatagtTGCTGCGGTTTTGCCAAAATATGTTTGCCGggcaaaaatcaaaatataacatttatatgttatcttgagagtaatatgaattatataaaatatggatATATGCGCCTGTTTTCCACTTATCACAAAACTTTGATTTATTACCGATAACTTGTTAATAAAGTTcttgtattgattatttaaaattttataattattatttatatatttttgtttgagcGGGCAGGTACCTAAGCATTGTGTTTTATTTCACGTACaggcatatgaaaaaaaaagggaataatttataacataataatatgcattatgcattgATATGTAACACGTAGTTACgtacgatttattttttatttttattcaaatacaattttgaatgcAACAATGTGGCGGAAACTTTAATAAACCCGAAAAGAAcctcttttttttattgaattaatcaaACGATTGAGGTATCGTCATATggattataaaattttttcaagcgttaaaatgaattatggtattatggtatattatgattaaatgaCACATTGTTTTGGAGACGAGACAATGAGGGTTTATTTGCTacctagtatatatattatatacacacaacgGGGCACCGTATAGTGAatttatatacgtttaataagtttaacatttaattgtatatagaaaataatatagtataggtacgttGTATGGGTGAGTAGTTTCAAGTTtctttgattaatatttttcaaatggtaacaacaaaattactaaaattattattttttgtttaacatcAAAATGTGTCGTTATTTGACctttaaatgactataaaagtaaaaaaaaattgcatagtAGGTATGCAGTTtagctaatttttaatttggtgtATGAGCCGTTTTTAAGGAagcttatacctataatttaactttttggccattaattaatgaaaatatcaggttatttacagttatttatttttgaattagttacctagctacataaaaaaaaaaaacaatcaattttgtcaaaaacttgtGCTGCTTAAAATaatgccaatttttttttagttttatccatttattttgaaaagtaagtagatacatttgttttttttttgctttaaaacATGATGagtaacacaaaaataattttaaaaacattgtaaaatgaattattcatcGACTCCTCTATAATCGATTCTTATGAAaaaggtaataatttaaataatttcaaattgtgttaaatttattatctataataatataataatttataattaataatataagttatataactatattaaagaaattttaaatatttttattttgcaagttaGGACGGGGAATTATTGATTCCGCCGAAACTACCTGTTTAGGAAAAAGGTTTATATTGGTTCCGCCGGCTACTGTTTATAAAATCTGCATATTGATTCCACCGgctactgattataatatatacattttgattccACCGGCTACTGCTTATAAtacttttgttcatatttaataatttaaaaaattaaaatttgtgatAATAACTTAATAGGCAGGTCTCAAACAaccttaatttaagtattaatttttcttttcttaagcCAAAGTCTAGTATATGAATGTTATTTGAGTCATAAATATTGCTTAAGCAATACGGccctaaattgtataaaaaaaataaaaaaataaaaatgtataaatgttagtctttttttctaattaatattatgtataatctaaattgtataaaattatataataaattctatgttggtataaaataaaaatgcataaatgtaaatatttttgatcataatatttggTCACATgtctaaattgaataaaattataataatagtaggtatgttagtataaaataaaaatgtaggtataaatcaaactacttttgataatatttggACACATGTTTTAAATAAGTGAACCTAGAAGTTTTATTATCGTTCAAATCATTTGATAAAGTTTTAatactttgttttttattgttaaaagcaCTATTTTTGATAGTTGAATATGTAGTTATTATAAACAGTAGCCGGCGGAAACAATTTCCGGCGGAATCGATACAAAATCGGCGGAATCGATATACGCCCGTTAGGAcagcaaatatataattaaattacacttAAAGTTGGGCgcatgaaatattaatttatcactgGTCTTTCCCAGCCATGATGGACTGTTGTCTAATATtcaattcgtattttatttatgaaatctTTGTTtgacaatgtatttttatctcaaattctgacaaaataaattatgaataattacgCAGGCCTTAATTATATCCACAACAAAGTTTTCTGATATGTTTAAAggcttttgaaatatttttcatatttttcgaaaatttaGAGATATAATTATGATTCTGAATAAAATTGGAACAATTTCAATAAGAATACGAGGCCTAGATAACTGCCATGGTTGTTAAAAATCCATTTAGACGTTGTTACATTGTTGCCTTTTCTCGTGGACGCATAGTATTTTGAGacaatacaaaaacaatacaaaaacaatacaaaaaacttcatccacaataataatagccaataggcatACAGAATGCTTAGTCCTAGTACCTGGTAGTTTGAAATTATCTGGTATctgaaaatgtttgttttgttaatttttgaaaaaacttaaaaacccaattattaattaattgtattgactttatttagcataatatttcGGAATTTTTGGTACAAATGGAAATATCCATATTTTGCATTCGTGtaagtatatttatagtatttcagCGCATTAATTTCTTAGTCCAGAaccttgtttaaaaataatataggtaatacatttttttttttcaataaagtatgaattgtattttaatatttcaatattaatgaaTGTTTATCTGATGACGATACTACCCTGTTTAaacgatacctatatattttattgagctCTGCACGaagtgaaaattatattgtttcaagtGGTATAATTGCAGAGTAGTGTTGTGAAATTATGTTTCAagataatcatttaaatatatttaggtataattgttTACTCCGAAGCAGgttgtaattattttcaaatataaattaagaaattcTACTACAAATCGTGATATAGATCGTtggttaaaatgtaaattattgataGAACAATATTTTGCCTTCaaaaaaagtttgattttaattaatataaatccgTGCATCGTTAATTATTTTGACGTATAAATTTTGCGTGAAATCAATTTTACGCAATTTTATCGGGaccttataatattgtagctgGCCACAAAATGTCTTGTGTGCAAGAACCCTATATGACCGGTGTCGAGACGACGGTGTTTCGTTTCTATAGGACACGAgtgcatattacaatattattatcgttcagCACATTACATAAGGTATCAGAAAATTCACAAATTTACGAATACGTTTGAAACCTTAATAATTTTCTGTACATTATATGCGTTCAatcatattttctataataaatattatattgtaatatactctGTTGGTCGGAAAATGTCGGAAAGAGACGTGGATACGAGCAGCAGTTGCGACGATACATCGAGTCTAGTCGACTCCGAGTCGAGTATGGTCAGCAGATCCAAGACTTCGCCGTTGTCGTGCACATTGAAAAAGTCATCCAGCCCGATGATGCAGAATTTCCTCAACTACGATCCACCAAGCCAGATTTCGGATGACACGTAAGGCTCCAAGTGACATCGTTTTATAACCtcggtgcatattattattgtgaatataccgtggttataaaatgttattaaatttcaacaaaataaacgGTATGGTGCTGTCTAAATATGTCTATAACGTCTTAAGCACTGTCGGTCAATCATAAGATTTGGCCCTCTGCACAATCGTTTCCAAATacctatttaacaaaaaaatgaaaatttgttcCACTGAATTTTGCATGACAATGACTTACAACAGCTTTACTTTCTATAAAATCAAACTTTGTGTGCTAAACTTAGGAACTTAAAGTTTTGACgtggtactttaaaaaaagtgtaaatgCATCATGTTCCTGCGGCCTTATTACTTGTAACGATTTTTCAGGTCAGGGTAAATACAGAGTACTGCATTATCCTTCACTGTTATACGTTATACCTAATAAAGTTAgacgttttttatattttttaatttttgtctttgCCTATTGGCGCGTTGGAcccaaattttgaaaaactacTTGCTTTCCTTGGGTACTAAATACTTGCATTGCAGTGTTTTACGCATATAtcaatgtattgtatataagtataattatatatacattttttaccttCTCAACTTTTCGGCTGGCgttattggtattattttttcaaaatatgtataataatacacattttccGCAGGTACTATTCGTCGTTCACATATTTCGTTAGCCGTTCTGTTGGGCTCGGGTTCTTGTGCCTACCATATGCGTTTAAGCAGGTGGGCGTGATCACCGCCTTGGCGTTGTGCTTTATCGGTGGATTGATGTTTACCCACTCCTTCACTACCTTGGTGAGTACACAAATGTTTTCACTAGAACCACTGTAGAAAGCTGCATTTATAAAGTACAAAATGTAGTTATTGTGTGATGACATGCGATGTGTATTTGTTAGtgtgcgagtgtgtgtgtgtgtgtgtgtgtgtgtatggtgAAACGGCGGAGATAAaccgattatttttatttaagtttagtaGTCGAATAATCCAACTAACCAGGTAATAATTCAAAGGTATCGTGTAGAATACACACTCGGCAATCACTCGCATATGCTTCATAAAAGGGCAGAATAAACTATAAGCTCGTTGATCTTATACTGGCCTTTTTAAACTGTTACTGTATTAGTACCTACTCGATAATATGGTTATGCATAagtcaaatacatttattttaatcgaATGCTTGCTAAGTATaggaatatataggtacatacggttatgtacttacattataactactcactattataataatgtcataacaTCGTTTTTCATTAAAACTGCCTTAAAATATCGAACTAAAGATGCGATTTTATAGTTAGAAAATAAATCTATTACTCGCATACTTATTAAACGAGTGGAAAGATTTTCATTCATTTCtagtgtttttacaatggtgtttaattttttttttatatatcctgtatacaaaatatctaccagaaggagtgcttcgatttcaacataatatagtaccttatcttttagcaaattggatcaagatggtactttagaaaggtcatttttttcaatagttatttaatgcgacaggaaaaaccaccgacaaattacgaaaaaccgctaaaaatgggatttcaatttctaacgctttgcttatcaccatagaaacgaatcaaaaaaagcaggtaagtggatgtcgctctgctgtaggtacagtaggttacaagtgagtcatagtcattatataatggattgtatcagacttgaatccaatgatataatattattgtataagaaaaacgattctgagcggagacggtttgtcagtctggatattttatattgttattatttattttatcatgtgagttgaattaatattataataatattataattgtttattagtttctatggtgataaacaaagcgttagaaattaaaatcccattttcagcgtttttcgtaatttttcggtggtttttcccgtgacatttaataactattcgaaaaatgacctctctaaagtaaaatattaatccaatttgctgctaaaagataagatattatattatgttgaaatcgaagcacttcttccggtagaaattttgtatacaggatataaaaaaaaaataataaaaataaacaccattgtaaaaccaataacttcctcgctccgctcagaatctaataatacctattataatataaattcaacttacaggatataataaataataaaaatatcccgtctccattcagaatcttttttcttatacaatgctattatatcattgaattaaagtttaatacaatcctttATACATTGatctacttgtaacctactgtacagcagaatgacatccacttgcccactttttttttaaacgatcaTCTCCAATGTTTGTAGGCatttatattacacatacataaccgtcatatataatatacatatctgTTTCGATTATAAATCGTCACAGATCGAATTGTTCCGACGGTTTTCTCAAGAAGCCGAATAATGCCATAAGAATTAGGTAGAGCTTGTAAGGGATGATAGATCTTCTGTCGAAAGTTAATGTATCTGATTTGAAATGCGTTTTATAGTGCCGTTTTAGATATAAACTATGTCTAATGCACAGAGTTCCGACAGTGCCGTATCAGAACTTGATCGAGTACAGCTTGGCATGTGGCCCGATCTGCAGATGGTTTTCAACGTTTTTAAggtagacaatataataatgatatttgtattattcacaCGCTGAAAGGGATGTATGCGTTGATTATAACAGTTTgtagcataaatattatatatgtaaaatgtCACACCACGACAACGAACGAGacgcatataaatattattattatataatatattaatattatattatatagataggatTTTTCAAACGGTCCAGTATTGTTCATACCTGTTAAACGTTATTTGTTTATACACTGAAAGGTTTACGTTTATCGCCACGAACCTGACGTTGAATTTTGGAAAGAGTTGTCTGTACATGAAATTCGTGTCGTTGACAATTTACGAGGTACCTATACGTAACACtatgtaatatgtgtttatATCGTTACCGTAAGTGTCATAAATTCAGACATTATTAACTAACGGCTagtcaaatgataataatataatgcttggGTACGTTAGTAATTATCTATTGcaggtaacatatatatattttaaaacgttgacTTGATAAGTTGGACAACGTTGTACGCATTGATACATTCTGGCTTGTCATCTTGTCATTTCCGATTGTCATGCACACAAAGTTAGTAACCTGATATAGAGTATCAAGTCTTGACTATTAGGTTTTAGAAACTTAAGGTTTAGGTCCATTTACTGTTAGagacaatattatagtgttatgaGATCTCAAGGATTCCAACATTACcactgcaaaataaaattaaaatctaactaaatatgtatataggctTTTATCGTTCAGCTAAGCGGCTTTTTGCACTTAAAATTAcatatcaatttaattattaaaaaatgatgccgaaatatatttgaatataatcataattatataaatcgttCTGaaattgtagtaggtacctacttaatacatattttctagTACATAGTTAAttatctgtaaattataatgtaacgtaaattattttttgctaaaggtatctaattatttattacagtccTATTAATTTTGGCCACCTTGGTCatagtcaataataatcaatataacgACTGATCAATCaggaacataatttaattttttatttaaatgcttatcatATGAAACTGTCTGTCTTAGTGTTAGGCATTCACTACATTCACACATCCAGTACAATatcaatatctataaaaaacaaTCAACTAGACTagccatttttatttaatgtctgaaaatcataatttacggTAACATATAATAAGATGTAACAGaaagaattcaaaaaaaaaatttgttgattacaaattatgataattttttggatgttaaattgataaataatttaagaaatatgcaACTTATGTCAGGAAATTCCTAAACAAGAATATTTCGATAAAAGTTATGAAAACTCACATCTACTCACATTTACGGCTTGGAGGAGGTAACCAACACTAGTTTTATTTACTATGTTATCCAGTATCCATTGTATGTAATACTGTATTGTTGTtggtaatcaattaatattattattattattacgtttcaaattaatttgctccaaaataatattaatatttttaaaaactgtaaaaaataaaccacttgacttcaattaacatttttaccatcaaaatgtgttaaaaaattaaatttacaaattagcgattttgaattttaaaatgattataatttttaaaaacaaaaaaatcaaatcagaaaaaagtaatttcgttcgtcaagtctttctgttatacactctgtatgatataatatacgtcataatatacatattatactttgttacgaaaaaccaaatttaaccgcTCTTATGTTGTCTACTCCTGCAGTTTCTCACCGAGATGGGATTTTCggtgaattattttaatgttactcTGAGCTTCAACGTCGTGTGTCTGTTGTTTCTGTTATTGCCAAACGGCAATTATTTGACACCGTTGAATTTCCTCATCAATATCGCTTGTACTGGTTTACTGAGCTTATTATTCTACAATATATTCACGTCGGATATGAACATCGGCTGCCAGACGCTCATCTGTGGAAATGTGACAGACGTTTTCCAATATTTCGGAATACTTTTGTTCACTTTCATACCTATAGTtcaggtaaatattaatattatattagcaaaaattttactcattatttatatttattatcacgtATTGAAACTTTTATGAATCAGTCGAGTTTTCCGTATGCATTTCTTAGAAGTCATGTTggtaatacatgtataataaggTAAAGCATCATGATTTCAgtcaaaaatagtaattattttaaaagctttTTGGTTATCGcaacacttattatttattaaaaacgtattagaaattaatttctttttctaTTGGTATTTTCTCGGTAtactctgtattttattttcacgatTTATTCGTTTGATGTAATCGACTGTTTTTTACATACCTTTACGCGTAAAAATAACTGttcgtaattataattatcgtttttaaacatattaaaattaaaaactcaaaataatattttcttgaaaaatacatttttttttttaaataagtatataaataaaatgaatgatatacctactataatacataatattatcatttttactaatcattattatattatacatatagataacatttttttattatatatttattaattattaattattaattttaaaagaaattccCCCGAATGTTTAtgcttatatttaatttgtggcGTGGTATTCAAATTGGTTTAGGTGTTTAAAATCGGAGACCGGTCGATTAGAAAGAATGATTTCGCCTGGCCAAAACTGTTGAACATGTCGATGGTcataattacaaatatgtacATTGCAATCGGCCTATGTGGGTATTTGGACCAACAAAATGTCCCAATATTTGGAATTCCAATATTGAAGTTCATGCCAGCTATCAGgtaacataaataaatgctataatatatagttgataaaattgatataattattatgataatttatttggcaatgactaggtataacaatatatttattcgtgTACATATAGGTGCCGGAATATCGTCAAAACATGCGTCGCCATAAATGTTACGATATTTTACCGTGAACTGAATGTCGAGTCCACATTATTGTGGGTGTCGTCCATCAAGGTGGATAAAAGTGATAATAAAATGGGCAATCCACCGTCTACCGTCAAATACTCGCCGGCCATGTTTGCGGGATTGACGGCATTTACGAAGATATTATTCACGTTTTGTTCGTTTTTTGGTAAGACCATCAAGTCAATACGCAGGACCAAATTTAGGGGTGGGGGAACTGGCTACAACTGCCCCGGGTGCCAGTATTTTGGGTCTCCAAAATTTTTTGTTCGGAAATGTATTCCCTTgtgagaataattattaaaacttttagaatttaaattatttcactaacagtattatatgtataataaaataaaataatatcaatgtattataCTGTTTGCAATATTAAAACAACCGATGTACAACAGGGCgccaaattttttttgcaccggggaGCAAAATGTCAAAATGTCTAAACGCGGTACTTTGACAATATGTCAcagtattatatagtttacttAAATGTCGCTCAGAAAAACACGATCGCCAAAAATACCGTAATCACCTTTGTCAATAAGTGTTGATCATTAGCCAgacctacacataatattattatgtaatattagttattacagggTTCTCTCAAGAAgatcgtgtattataataaatcgataGACATAATCACTTAATTTTCCCTAAAAATCATATTGTAGTGTTTCAATATACCTaggattagaaaaaaattatataaaataccaacGATTCTCtgcaaaaaaaaacgatttatttttgACGTGGGTATTTGTTGTGTGGGCGGAAAAGGGTTAGTAatgaataaaaagtaataaattaaatttctcatattaattataataactaaacaagGTAGACATTTAACCAAATTTATGATTTCCTTGTTATTATAAGagaatcgttttttaattaaacggaGGTGGAACACCGGCCGTATACActaacataggtattaggtaggtacctaccactaTAATacgaaatttttattaaaatcattaagatGTGGAAAagcaatagtttattttatataaaaacaatgtgtaggtacttataaagttcaaaagttaatttagaaaaaataaacgaCTAGTCGTTATTATTTGGGTAATAAGCTTATTCGTGAACCACCATATAACTTGATTCTATTCCGTTCTTTATATGCTTAGGCTTATGTATTCTACATTAATTTTACCTAAATGGATTTTCCATAGTCTAgcatatgaatttttttatattatgtaatactctatatacgacatattatattatactaacaagACGGGCATTGATTTTTCCGCAGTCACCATTGCAGTAGCGTCACCGGCCACCAGCGGATTCCAAGCGATGGTGGCCCTCATAGGATACCTTGGTAACGCTTGCAATATGATGATATACCCATACATTGTGGAGATGTGCGTGACGTATGCCCTCCAT
This portion of the Acyrthosiphon pisum isolate AL4f chromosome A1, pea_aphid_22Mar2018_4r6ur, whole genome shotgun sequence genome encodes:
- the LOC115033721 gene encoding uncharacterized protein LOC115033721, yielding MSERDVDTSSSCDDTSSLVDSESSMVSRSKTSPLSCTLKKSSSPMMQNFLNYDPPSQISDDTYYSSFTYFVSRSVGLGFLCLPYAFKQVGVITALALCFIGGLMFTHSFTTLCRFRYKLCLMHRVPTVPYQNLIEYSLACGPICRWFSTFLR
- the LOC107883484 gene encoding uncharacterized protein LOC107883484, producing MGFSVNYFNVTLSFNVVCLLFLLLPNGNYLTPLNFLINIACTGLLSLLFYNIFTSDMNIGCQTLICGNVTDVFQYFGILLFTFIPIVQVFKIGDRSIRKNDFAWPKLLNMSMVIITNMYIAIGLCGYLDQQNVPIFGIPILKFMPAIRCRNIVKTCVAINVTIFYRELNVESTLLWVSSIKVDKSDNKMGNPPSTVKYSPAMFAGLTAFTKILFTFCSFFVTIAVASPATSGFQAMVALIGYLGNACNMMIYPYIVEMCVTYALHGISTRRYVIFKDVCLVLLGLLVFVCGTSALVLRIIHDGD